Within the Salvia hispanica cultivar TCC Black 2014 chromosome 4, UniMelb_Shisp_WGS_1.0, whole genome shotgun sequence genome, the region ttaatagattgaagaacaattttggagggtgtgtttcaagaaaaactatcttcaaatattgaaaaacttgaagctccCAAAACTGTTGCTGAGAACTTACGAAAAAAAGTCCGtttatttgaagatttttttcattagtgggaaaaaacaaatccgggataaagttcatgatattatttaccaattttaaGGTTCATGGAAATACCCAACTTTTGaaaagtttcatgatattaaatgccaatatccctaaaaaaaaattactacaacGTTAACTCAACTTCGTTGTGTTAAAAAAATAGCCAGGGAAAATCTGTCTGTAAATGGTACAACAATTATACCTTTCAAATATACAaggaaattttatttaattcctgACATTATCTGTGAATATTTTTCCAACTTTATATTCTGTATTCcttatttttcaaatgtttaaATTACCTGTACACTGACTGTGCACATAAATGGTCGTATTAATGAAGGTTCTATTTATGACTAAATCTcttttgattgattaattGCCTCATACCGCTAAATCATGAAgctttcatttcattaatgaCTCTTTTATCTTAcactttatttaaaattaaaataattaaaataaaatgaaattgtagATGGAGAAATAGTTTTGTCTTActtccccaaaaaaaaacacaatccTTGGTGTATGCAACATTGCAATGTAACCAATGGCGAAAAGAGTGCAACTGAACTTTGTTTGAAATGAATTGGAGTATTCATTAATGCCCGCGTCTCCCCTCAAAAGCAACAAAGTTGGCTCTAGCTCTGATGTGATGGGATTCCCTTACCCTTCAAATAAGACCTGtttgattattcaaaattaaattggtcactaaattgattaaaactcttaatttattctattaagGTTTAATCTTCAAACGGAGAGTATTCTGTCAAAGTTTATGCTAGGTTTTTTATCGAACAAGCATGTTCGATTGCTCGGAATTAAAATGACCCGGATGAATTGACCAAGCCTGGTTTATGTGTGATTAGGGATGTCATGTCACACAAACATGTTAAAATTATCCAGAATGTCAATGGAATCTCAACAATATCCgattatttgaatttagatTGAATTAATCCAGACTTATAAGTCCAAAATGAATAGGAATAACCTAGAGAATGGAGCCTAGTAAAGTAGGAATTGAATGGGGATTGGGCATGAGCACCCAATATAAGGCAACAACAGAGCTGCCTAAGCTGCAGCTTTATTGGCTTACTCACTCACAAAATCCAACACACAATTCTCTGTCTGCCCCTCTTCACTCTTCTCTCATTCCATTTTCCTCTCTCACTGAGTCTCTGAAAAGCAGAAGCAGCAGACACAGATAGCTAGCCATGCACGCCAGCAACGGGAAGGAGAAGCtggtggtggaggtggtggcgGCCCACAACCTGATGCCGAAAGACGGCCAAGGGTCGTCGTCTCCTTTCGTGGAGGTGGAGTTCGAGAACCAGCGCCTCCGCACTCAGGTGAAGCACAACGACCTCAACCCGGTATGGAACGAGAAGCTCGTCTTCCACGTCACCGACCTCGCCGACCTCCCCTACCGCACCGTCGACGTCAACGTCTTCAACGCGCGCCGCTCCAACAACACCCGCAACTTCCTCGGAAAAGTCCGCGTCTccgcctcctccgccgcccGGGAGGGCCACGAGTCCGTGCAGCTCCACACGCTCGACAAGCGGAGCCTCTTCTCCCACGTGCGCGGCGAGCTCACCCTCAAGCTCTATCTCTCCACTAAAGCAGAGGTCAAACCGGTCTCTCCCTCCGCCGGCGGAGGAGGCGCGATTGTTTCCAACAAAAACAAGAAGATGCAGCGGAAAGGCGCCAACTTGGTTGTTCCCAAGCAAATTCTGCCCGGCCCGGGCGCCGTCGTCACTGCCTTTCCCGGCAACGATTATTCTTTGAAAGAGACGAGGCCTCATCTGGGCAGAACGAGCTCCGCCTATGATCTGGTGGAGCAAATGCAGTATCTCTACGTGAGAGTGGTGAAGGCCAGGGAgctggcggcggcggccggAGAAGCGGTGGCGGAGGTGAAGCTCGGGAACTACAAGGGGATCACGAAGAGGGTGTCCTTCTCCGCCAGTCCGGAGTGGAATCAGGTGTTTGCCTTCTCCAGAGACTGCATTCAGTCGTCGGCGGTGGAGGTGTTCGTCAAGGAGGGAAACAAGAAAGACGAGTTCTTGGGGCGTGTTTGGTTCGATCTTTCAGAGGTTCCGAAGCGGGTCCCGCCGGACAGCCAGCTGGCGCCGCAGTGGTATAGGATGGAGGATAAGAAAGGGGAGAAAGTGAAATCCGGTGAGGTTATGGTTTCAATTTGGTTCGGAACTCAAGCTGATGAGGCCTTTTCAGAGGCGTGGCATTCCAAGGCGGCTAATGTCCATTTTGATGGTCTGAACTCGATTAAATCCAAGGTTTATTTGTCTCCAAAGCTGTGGTATTTGAGGATTGGTGTGATTGAAGCTCAAGATGTGGTGTTGGGAGACAAGATGAGGTATCCAGAGCTGTATGTTAAAGTTCAAGTGGGGAATCAGGTTTTGAAGACGAGAATTGCATCTCTTTCGGGTAGGACCTTTTCTAATCCTTATTGGGATGAGGATTTGATGTTTGTTGTGGCTGAGCCTTTTGAGGACTACTTGTTGATCTCGATTGAGGATCATTTGGGTTCCGGCCGCGGCGACGAGGTTGTCGGGAGGATGGCTCTCCCGGTTTCCAACGTCGAGAGGCGTCTCGACGAGAAAGGTGCAGTATCGAGGTGGTACAACCTTGACACGCGCGAGGGGAAGGCCGTGGGGTTCGGGTGTCGGGTGCATTTACGTGCGTCGCTGGAGGGTGGATACCACGTGCTCGATGAGGCGACCGTGTACAGCAGCGACGTCCGCCCCACGGCGAAGCAGCTGTGGAAGCCTAGCATTGGGGTTCTTGAGGTTGGGATTTTGGGGGCGTCGAATCTTGTTCCGATGAAGGTTAAGGAAGGGAAGGGAGGAATTGCGGATGCTTATTGTGTTGCTAAATATGGGCAGAAATGGGTGAGGACTCGGACCGTGGTGGATAGTTTGAGTCCGAGGTGGAACGAGCAGTACACGTGGGAGGTGTTCGATCCTTGCACGGTTATCTCGATCGGTCTGTTTGATAATTCTCGTGTTGCTGGGGCTGGTTCCCGCGACACGAGGATCGGGAAGGTGCGGATCCGTCTCTCTACACTGGAGACGGATCGGGTGTACGCGCACGCGTACCCTCTCATGATGCTTCATCCATCCGGGGTGAAGAAAATGGGGGAGTTGCATTTGGCGGTGAGGTTCACGTGCACGAATATGTTGAACGTGCTTCACATGTACGCCACGCCACTCCTCCCGAGGATGCACTATGTGGTGCCGCTGTCGATGGCGCAGCTGGAAAGCCTGCGCCACCAGGCGATGGGTGTGGTGGCGGCGAGGCTGGGGCGGGCTGAGCCAGCCCTGGGGAGGGAGGTGGTTGAGTACATGCTCGACCATGACTCGAACATGTGGAGCATGAGGAAGAGCAAGGCGAACTTCCTCAGGCTCACCAAGGTGGTGGGGTGGATCGTGGCGACGGGGAGGACAATGGAGATGTTGAGAAGCTGGCAGAGGCCGGTGGTGTCTGCTGTGTTTGTGATGATGTTTATGGTGGCGGTGATGGTCCCGGAGATCGTAATGCCATGCGTGCTGTTGACGATGGCGGGGGTTGGGATGTGGCGGTACAGGTTGAGACCGCGACATCCGCCTTACATGGATGCTAGGGTGTCGTACGCAGAGAGCGTGCATCTGGATGAACTGGACGAGGAGTTCGACTCGTTCCCGACGAGCCGGAGTCCAGAGTTGGTGCGGATGAGGTACGATCGGCTGAGGAGCGTGGCGGGGAGGATTCAGACTGCGGTGGGGGACTTGGCGACACAGGGAGAGAGGTTTCAGGCGTTGCTGAGCTGGAGGGACCCGAGGGCAACGTTCTTGTTTGTGGTGGTGTGTTTGGTGGCGGCGTTCGGGTTCTACTTGGTGCCGATTAGGTGGGTGGTGGCGCTGGGCGGAGGATATTACCTCCGCCCGCCCAGGTTTAGGAGCCGGCATCCGTCGAGCGCCATCAGCTTCTTCAAGAGGCTGCCTTCGAATGCGGATGGCATGTTGTAGGCATGAGGATGAATGATCATGATCTTTGCTGTTAGGTTGTGTTATGTTGCTTCcttttatacttatttttttgctttgtaGACCTGTGGATTAGTTGGAAGGGCTTCTTTTCTCAGTATCTGGTTGTCTTATTTTGTTGGTAATGTAAAGTTGAATATTTGGGGTCCTGCTCTTCCTATTCCAATTCCAATATATACACAAGAAGAGTGATGCTAAATGGCCACATTATAGCCGgccataattcaatttttcaattaaaaattcaaaccgTTTTGATTAAATCGATTCACTTCAAagttaataattttgtatgaCAATTCTACGCTTATTGACTAGTACTCCAGTAATCGATATTTGTTTGCTGACATAAACTGCTCACTTACTTTGAAAGAGTAAATTGTCTTGCCTCCTCTCTTCAGTCGTCTTCACCAAATGAAAACTTCTTCCAGATCGAGCTCGATTCCCTACCCTGCCCACTCTCTATTTTAATCTCCGATGACGCTACCCCATCCTTCTTCTCTGGTCACTCTCCTCTCTCCTCCATTTTTCTCGgacagaaaaacaaaaaatgtccagttcaaaattaaagaattataaATCAAACACGAGGCTTTTATCCCCTTACGATTGAATAGCCGGCCCTAATACCTAAtcaataataatgaaatttaaatttttgttgtaGTCTGTGAATGTAAAATCCAAACACTGAAccttaaaaaacaaatatggtGAAATCAACTTTTGGATAGCATTTTTACAACATTCATCGGAAATCGAGTTGCCCGTGCCTATGTACGTTCTAAAGTGTTGCATATAATCGAGATTTTATGAACTAACagagcaaaaaaaaaacaaaaatatgatctTTTGACCACTTTCTACTTTCTTTAGGCTATTCGGAAATCACCAAGAAATGGACAATTGGATTAAGCCATTCAAAGCTGAAAAGTTAATTCATTTGAATGTACAAACAATGAGAGTCCACATTACCGCTTGTCCGTATGTGTTAACAAATTGCAAgatttaacaaaattagaaGCCATTGAATCTCTTCCATTCTCCACAATCAAATTCAGCCAATTTCAACACCCTAATGCTACACACCGAAAAACCACTCATCTTCAACCAATGATCGATCCTTCGATACTGTACATCTTCAAACACACCCTAAAACGAAGCTTCATGGCCAGAGCTCCCGTTGTTCCAAGCACTTCTGTTGAGGACTCCTCCATGTTCACTCATGCTTCCCTGTAATCTGTAAAATGCTCGATTACTCCTTACTGTCCTCAAGGGGCCTGATCTATTTCCATGTCTCAATGGCAAAGACATCCCACCCTCAACCAAACCCGAAGCTGAAAACGGTCTGTTTTCCAGATCATCGAGTGGACCAGAACTGTATTCCATAGTTATGAAAGAAGAAGCTTGCCCACATGTCAATCGGGGAGTGAGGCCCCCTCCATTCCACCAGCTGCTATCTGATGGGGCAAAGTCAGCTTTGAAATCTGAATCACGGGCTGACGATTCCTTCAGACTAAAAGCATCAGCACACGTCTCATCCGTATCGTTGTAGATGAGCTTGAGTGCCTGAACTACTTCTCCCATGAATGGCCTGTGAGTCACCTCTGGGTGAACACACATGGAAGCTATAGCAGCGACCTTTGCCATGTCATCAAAATCATAGCTTCCAGCCAACAATGGATCAACTAGCTGCTCCAAACCTTCTCGATTAGTCAGTAGGGGTCGTGCCCAAGTTACAAGGTTTTCTTGTCCAGGAGGCTGTGACATGTCAACTGGTGTTCTACCGGAGAGAAGCTCCAGTAGCACCACCCCATAACTATAGACATCACTTTTGACAAGCAGATGGCCAGTCATTGCATATTCAGGAGCAACATATCTGGTGGAGTCAAAATACATATTAGGCATATGAAATCAGACAGGCCACAGTATGattatatttacattatacaaatacatcagagagggagagagagaaactggaaaaagtaagagagcgtaaaaagaaacaataagCAATTGCAAACCAAGGATCTGTTTCATTATTTCAACTTTTTGTGATGAACGCGGGGGGGGAGGGTGTTGAAGGAGAGAAATGGTGGGATGTCATAtctatacattaaaatatgtgtcaaACACGTTCAAAGCTATCCAgcataattttatgtaaagaGCCTCATATTAATGAATAACATAAAAGTATcacaaaacatttttcttctaGAAAGAACATACCCGAAAGTTCCCATGACCCGGGTAGATATATGCTGGCTTCCCTCCGTAGCTTCCCGTGCCAAACCAAAATCAGAAACCTTGGGAGTATAGTCATCCTCTAGTAAAACATTACTAGCTTTAAAGTCTCTATGAATGACCCGTGGATTAGAATCTTCGTGAAGGTAAGCTAATCCTCTTGCAGCACCCAGCGCAATTTTCAGACGTGCATCCCAATCAAGAGGCCCCAAGCTCCTATCTGGACCTAAGATATCAACAGCCAAATTTCAGTCAACAAAAGTCATGCCAATTTTCATGTGTCACCGAAATCGAGAGGCTAAAAGACATGGGATGTACTTATAAAGTTGAAGATAACGATTAAGGTATACCATGTAAGTGGGATTCAACACTGCCATTGCGAATTAACTCGTACACCAAGCAGCGTGTACGCTGTTCAATACATATGCCGATTAATTTCACCAAGTTACGGTGATGCAACCGACTAAGCATCTCGATTTCAGCAATAAATTCACGGTCACCATTCTGATTGCCCCTTGTTAGTAATTTAACAGCAACTTCAGTTCCATCCTGCAAAAGCCCATGATATACACGCCCAAATCCTCCTTCGCCAAGCACCTTCTTTAGGCTGAATTTGTCTGTGGCATTCTCAAGCTCTACCAGCGAAAATGTTTTAACAGAAAGAACTGAAGCAGGCATGGCAGACACCAGAGAAGCTGAAGTTGAGCTGGATGGACTACTTGACAGCATAGACCCCATTCCtaccataaaatttgaaaataagcAAAGTTTACAGAAGAACAAAGTAACCACTTGCACAATTTGGCATATGCCTTTACAAATGTAAAACCATCGTTGTTACTTAGATGAGATCTAACTGGAGAACCTAGCAGAGtatcaaaacagaaaatttCCAACAGAAGTAACTAAAAAATGCAGTTCAATACATACTTCAAAtataaacacacaaaataagaTCAATTTCTCCTGTACAAAAAAATGCAGTTGAATACATGCTTGAAATAACTCCATAACCATAAGCATGAGTAGGAGACCAGAAGGTCTACGATCTATATTTGTTACTACGTGGTCAAGCAGTCAAACATACTCTTTTATGTATAAAAGATTAGGAGCTTACTCCATATGACATAGAAAACAGGCCTTAATAAATCTAGACAATTTGGATATATGAAACCACATATAAAGCATGACAACTTGAGAACATACCAGATCTTTTGTTCATTGATGATGTGAAAGCTGGACCGACAGCATTGGATGGTCTGCGAGCATTCCTGCACTTCAGTAGGACAGCAACTGCAGCACAACAAACCACCAAGAGCACAAAAGCTGATAAAGAAATGACAATGATTATCCGAGGTTTCATTTTCTGATGTTTGCCACCAAAATTTGCAGTAAAAGGGTATTGATTGTCCCCAATACTTCCAGTTGGACCTTCACCAAAAATAATGCCAGAAGGGGGAGAAGAAGGGAGTCCTGCATGAAGTGTATATAACATTTAGAACACAAAACTGGCAAATGGTAATAACATGAACTTAATTAATGCAAAGATTCTTCATCACCTGGATAAGCAATGTATATTACATCATAGTCACCAAAAAGCGTCATATTCAGAGGTACTTTCTTGTGAAAAATTCTTTGATAAGTCAGGATGGCAGTTGTATTGTCAAACTTCTCCCCCAAAGGAACTAGATTAATATCAACCACTGTCTTGTCCTGATTTTGACTATCAGCACTAGCACCAACTATTGCTACTTGACTTTGTAAAAGATAGGTGCCAGCTGCAAACTCTTTCGCTATCTCAGGGACCTCCGGAAAGATAGCATAAAGTGGTACCCCTAGCAGAAGCCTGACTTTCATAGGAAATACACACATGCAGGGCGAACCAAGTGGAGCTGAAGTAAGTGGCTCTGCGCAAGTCTGACCACAACCTGCCACATTTATCCATAAAAATGCCTCCCAGAATTACTAACAGTCTAACACAAGTAATAAGGTGACAAGCAATATTAATACAATACATTATTCAAGACAAGTGCTACATAACATGATTACTGCATTGGCACTAACCCTACTTAAAATAAACTCACAATCATAagtttctataaatatatgaagaaTTATAAGAGTCAAGTTGACACTAAAGGAAATGCCTATAGATCCCAATTTAAGTAAAGGAAGAACACATTCGAAAAGAGGCTCGCACTAGTTCTGGGAAGTGTAGCATCAGTATCAAGACAAGTAAAACTGTTGCTAAAGTATGCAGCCTTAGATCGAAGCTCTTAAATCTAGATCCTTTACATTAGCATGTGTAATTTCATGCCGGACTAAGTATGAATTTAAGTAGATGAATTATTTTCAGGGAAAAACTAATTGTAAAAGCTGGTCGCatagaataaaaaagtttGTATAATCTCCCAAAATGTAGTAAATTTTCAGTTGAATAACTAACAATTTGCTCCTCGTCGCATTACACTAATGAAACAtgcaataaagaaaaatgattagCATGGAACAACAATGCAAGGAAGCAAAAGAATATCCTCAAGTATGTAGGGTATATTATGCTATGTAGGTTTATTGCAATAACGACTACGAAGTTGATTAAGTCATCGTTCTCTATGTAACCTAAAATTTCATTGCAGAAGAACATCATTTAATAGGTCTAATTTGTTACTAAGTATTTGCAAGAAAATAGTTTAGCCAAAGTTAGTATGCTGCTTATTTCCTAGAATACATATTGCACTTCATTATTTCTCTTCATTAAACAATCATGTCTGTAAAGTGAGAGACAGAGCGAGAAAGAAAGGGATTGCCAATAAGATGATCCACCTGAATTAGCGGAAGGAGAGGGAGAAACTGCAGGACCTCTGACTTTATGCCGATGGTGCTGATGCCTACCCTTGGTCCTACCAGTAGTAGGCCTACTAGCAACTGGACCTAAGATAAAGTGGCATCAGTaaggaaaaacaaattattttcacaTTAAATATTAACAGATAAGCATCGCAATACCTTGAGATACCGGAGATGGAGCCAGTGCTGCTGGTGGATTCTTAAAATGGTGCCTTCGGGCTCTAAGAATTGAACTAAGTGTTGAACTCATTGATTCTAAGCTCACTGCAACAAGTAGAAACATCATTTTTACATCTATCAAATTCAATATGTTTGGAAAGGTTATTACATGGAAGAAATTTGTAAGAGGAAAAGAAAACTTAGATggttcatatgcatatgcaaCTAGCATgtctatttataaatttcgGAACAAGATTTAACAGTTGAATTAAATGGCAAAACTTATTATAAAAGAGGCGCCATGTTATATGGAGAAATtcgaagaaaaaaattgaattagcTTCTAACAAGTTGTTATTACCATGATCACTAGAAATCTTCCTTGCAGCTGATGGCAGGGGTTGCTGTAATGGAGATAGGTAGATGAATTCTAAAGGAGTACCTGGACAAGGAAAGAATAGTTTCTCTATCAAAAAAAAGTTGTGATGCGCAGGAAACCATCCACAGACATCCCCCATTGatgaacaaaaatgcaataaaatatattcacaCACATTTTGGCACTTAGCAAAGCATGTAAACTAAAATTAAGCAACAAAGGTAGCAAAATTACCGAAATTAGTAGGAAGCAGAGTGAGCAGAGGAAGCAGAAAGAGGAgcatcttctctctccaaaacGCAATTCACGTACATTTTATCTCAAACTCGCTGAAGCTCTTCCCGCCGACAAATACTCTTACTCACTTGGCGTGGAGTTGGCATATCGATTTTCCTACACCAAACCaagaaataacacaattatGCTAAACCCTAGCTGAAAAGCGGCAATGCGGGTAATTCCGGCGGGCAACTCATAGATCCATGAGGTGCGGCGGAGATCTAGAGCTGGAGCTTCTGCAATGGGGGGAAATAGTGAGGAAAATGTAGAGAGCAGTAGAAGAAATGGATCTTCGGAAAGCAAGAGGAAAGTAAAGTGAGTAAAAGCGAAATCGAAGGAGAGAGCTTTGGTGTGTGTGAGAGTGCGGGTGGTAGAGAGGATTTAATGACGGTGGAGCCACCAGCACTCTGTCCTGCTGTTACAAGATTTACTAGAAACTAAACAATTGGAGCGAGTGGGCCTCACGGACCAATCAAACCCATTTTTTGGGCTGATTTGTCTTGGATGATTATCTTCTTCTAAAACTAATTAAGTAGCTAAACCACGCCACTTtgctcattttcttttttttcttttttttttgaattatatatatgtttaacGAATTTTGTAATTGATGTTTATTGCTCACG harbors:
- the LOC125219834 gene encoding FT-interacting protein 3 translates to MHASNGKEKLVVEVVAAHNLMPKDGQGSSSPFVEVEFENQRLRTQVKHNDLNPVWNEKLVFHVTDLADLPYRTVDVNVFNARRSNNTRNFLGKVRVSASSAAREGHESVQLHTLDKRSLFSHVRGELTLKLYLSTKAEVKPVSPSAGGGGAIVSNKNKKMQRKGANLVVPKQILPGPGAVVTAFPGNDYSLKETRPHLGRTSSAYDLVEQMQYLYVRVVKARELAAAAGEAVAEVKLGNYKGITKRVSFSASPEWNQVFAFSRDCIQSSAVEVFVKEGNKKDEFLGRVWFDLSEVPKRVPPDSQLAPQWYRMEDKKGEKVKSGEVMVSIWFGTQADEAFSEAWHSKAANVHFDGLNSIKSKVYLSPKLWYLRIGVIEAQDVVLGDKMRYPELYVKVQVGNQVLKTRIASLSGRTFSNPYWDEDLMFVVAEPFEDYLLISIEDHLGSGRGDEVVGRMALPVSNVERRLDEKGAVSRWYNLDTREGKAVGFGCRVHLRASLEGGYHVLDEATVYSSDVRPTAKQLWKPSIGVLEVGILGASNLVPMKVKEGKGGIADAYCVAKYGQKWVRTRTVVDSLSPRWNEQYTWEVFDPCTVISIGLFDNSRVAGAGSRDTRIGKVRIRLSTLETDRVYAHAYPLMMLHPSGVKKMGELHLAVRFTCTNMLNVLHMYATPLLPRMHYVVPLSMAQLESLRHQAMGVVAARLGRAEPALGREVVEYMLDHDSNMWSMRKSKANFLRLTKVVGWIVATGRTMEMLRSWQRPVVSAVFVMMFMVAVMVPEIVMPCVLLTMAGVGMWRYRLRPRHPPYMDARVSYAESVHLDELDEEFDSFPTSRSPELVRMRYDRLRSVAGRIQTAVGDLATQGERFQALLSWRDPRATFLFVVVCLVAAFGFYLVPIRWVVALGGGYYLRPPRFRSRHPSSAISFFKRLPSNADGML
- the LOC125222566 gene encoding receptor-like serine/threonine-protein kinase ALE2 isoform X2; this encodes MLLFLLPLLTLLPTNFGTPLEFIYLSPLQQPLPSAARKISSDHVSLESMSSTLSSILRARRHHFKNPPAALAPSPVSQVASRPTTGRTKGRHQHHRHKVRGPAVSPSPSANSGCGQTCAEPLTSAPLGSPCMCVFPMKVRLLLGVPLYAIFPEVPEIAKEFAAGTYLLQSQVAIVGASADSQNQDKTVVDINLVPLGEKFDNTTAILTYQRIFHKKVPLNMTLFGDYDVIYIAYPGLPSSPPSGIIFGEGPTGSIGDNQYPFTANFGGKHQKMKPRIIIVISLSAFVLLVVCCAAVAVLLKCRNARRPSNAVGPAFTSSMNKRSGMGSMLSSSPSSSTSASLVSAMPASVLSVKTFSLVELENATDKFSLKKVLGEGGFGRVYHGLLQDGTEVAVKLLTRGNQNGDREFIAEIEMLSRLHHRNLVKLIGICIEQRTRCLVYELIRNGSVESHLHGPDRSLGPLDWDARLKIALGAARGLAYLHEDSNPRVIHRDFKASNVLLEDDYTPKVSDFGLAREATEGSQHISTRVMGTFGYVAPEYAMTGHLLVKSDVYSYGVVLLELLSGRTPVDMSQPPGQENLVTWARPLLTNREGLEQLVDPLLAGSYDFDDMAKVAAIASMCVHPEVTHRPFMGEVVQALKLIYNDTDETCADAFSLKESSARDSDFKADFAPSDSSWWNGGGLTPRLTCGQASSFITMEYSSGPLDDLENRPFSASGLVEGGMSLPLRHGNRSGPLRTVRSNRAFYRLQGSMSEHGGVLNRSAWNNGSSGHEASF
- the LOC125222566 gene encoding receptor-like serine/threonine-protein kinase ALE2 isoform X1, with protein sequence MLLFLLPLLTLLPTNFGTPLEFIYLSPLQQPLPSAARKISSDHVSLESMSSTLSSILRARRHHFKNPPAALAPSPVSQGPVASRPTTGRTKGRHQHHRHKVRGPAVSPSPSANSGCGQTCAEPLTSAPLGSPCMCVFPMKVRLLLGVPLYAIFPEVPEIAKEFAAGTYLLQSQVAIVGASADSQNQDKTVVDINLVPLGEKFDNTTAILTYQRIFHKKVPLNMTLFGDYDVIYIAYPGLPSSPPSGIIFGEGPTGSIGDNQYPFTANFGGKHQKMKPRIIIVISLSAFVLLVVCCAAVAVLLKCRNARRPSNAVGPAFTSSMNKRSGMGSMLSSSPSSSTSASLVSAMPASVLSVKTFSLVELENATDKFSLKKVLGEGGFGRVYHGLLQDGTEVAVKLLTRGNQNGDREFIAEIEMLSRLHHRNLVKLIGICIEQRTRCLVYELIRNGSVESHLHGPDRSLGPLDWDARLKIALGAARGLAYLHEDSNPRVIHRDFKASNVLLEDDYTPKVSDFGLAREATEGSQHISTRVMGTFGYVAPEYAMTGHLLVKSDVYSYGVVLLELLSGRTPVDMSQPPGQENLVTWARPLLTNREGLEQLVDPLLAGSYDFDDMAKVAAIASMCVHPEVTHRPFMGEVVQALKLIYNDTDETCADAFSLKESSARDSDFKADFAPSDSSWWNGGGLTPRLTCGQASSFITMEYSSGPLDDLENRPFSASGLVEGGMSLPLRHGNRSGPLRTVRSNRAFYRLQGSMSEHGGVLNRSAWNNGSSGHEASF